The Oncorhynchus clarkii lewisi isolate Uvic-CL-2024 chromosome 29, UVic_Ocla_1.0, whole genome shotgun sequence genome contains a region encoding:
- the LOC139388701 gene encoding uncharacterized protein: protein MASRRGNCNSGMDSPLNSNSTAGGANRKQSIINAPNRAGTESCDRKVEKAEYAHQACQGNMTISSLKTRLAPTIRTTLSAAVDTLLGEVVLVLNETQQELVNKEQENERLKVELRTLQECLSSAQKLIDQLQIPFPGAQTMGQSVFAPSLTSIGSMNTGMDRDRQSNRNVNGADGRCVSGVDLEMSGSLSESLHGYDSREDYKMCQLSIQPDGSVTNHSMDSYAANTPNICSDHSRPDERRQQQGTRAGGTRFEIKEEQGPGTSSGPEQACRRGPGPRSAGGSEQTAQNVGDLGYIHVVEQEGSLRSGSYSLRHPKPTRPRTATGGPTQGGLAGQKVVLRSPGTVGRDSISPGRAGETAGPSTSPGDPDADRPHHCLECGKTFRLISSLKKHIRIHTGEKPYPCGVCGRRFRESGALKTHLRIHTGEKPYSCSECPKIFRHLDGLRKHQRTHTGDKPYVCAICGKRLSRLQHLKHHQRIHTGEKPCICPFCNRTFKEPAALRKHVRTHREESGNMEAGLGEEPDPDALDNINSLHPAAPSPQMRFDEWGAEGDDVDCV from the exons atggctTCCAGGCGAGGAAATTGTAACAGCGGCATGGATTCTCCGTTGAATAGCAATAGCACAGCCGGTGGTGCTAATCGTAAACAAAGTATAATCAACGCACCAAACCGAGCTGGGACTGAGTCTTGTGATCGTAAAGTAGAGAAAGCTGAGTATGCGCACCAAGCATGCCAGGGCAACATGACTATATCCTCACTCAAGACACGGTTAGCCCCGACCATTCGAACCACGTTATCCGCTGCTGTGGATACCCTCTTGGGCGAGGTAGTACTTGTGCTCAACGAGACCCAACAAGAGCTGGTTAACAAGGAGCAGGAGAACGAAAGGCTCAAAGTGGAATTGAGGACGTTGCAGGAATGTCTTAGCAGCGCCCAAAAGTTAATTGACCAGTTGCAAATTCCTTTCCCTGGTGCACAGACCATGGGTCAGTCAGTTTTCGCCCCCTCTCTCACATCTATTGGCTCTATGAACACAGGTATGGACAGGGACCGCCAGAGCAACCGTAATGTCAATGGCGCGGACGGGCGGTGTGTTTCCGGAGTCGACCTAGAGATGAGTGGCTCTCTCAGTGAGTCTCTGCATGGGTACGACTCCAGGGAGGACTATAAAATGTGTCAGCTCTCTATCCAACCAGACGGTTCTGTGACCAACCATTCTATGGACTCTTATGCTGCCAACACACCTAACATCTGCTCTGACCACAGCCGGCCAG ATGAGAGGAGGCAGCAGCAGGGGACACGAGCAGGAGGAACAAGATTTGAGATCAAAGAAGAGCAGGGGCCTGGTACAAGTTCAGGTCCAGAGCAGGCTTGCAGGAGAGGGCCAGGGCCGAGGAGTGCTGGCGGCAGTGAGCAGACTGCCCAGAATGTGGGTGATCTGGGATATATCCATGTGGTGGAGCAGGAGGGGTCATTGCGCTCTGGCAGCTACTCTCTTCGACACCCAAAACCCACGAGGCCACGTACTGCCACTGGTGGTCCGACTCAGGGTGGACTGGCAGGACAGAAAGTGGTGTTGAGGTCTCCTGGAACAGTGGGAAGGGACAGCATATCCCCAGGGAGGGCgggagagacagcaggaccaTCCACCTCTCCAGGAGATCCAGATGCAGATCGGCCCCACCACTGTCTAGAGTGTGGGAAGACCTTCCGCCTCATCTCCAGCCTGAAGAAGCACATCCgcatccacacaggagagaagccctacCCGTGTGGGGTGTGTGGCCGCCGCTTCCGTGAGTCAGGGGCCCTGAAAACCCATCTTCGCATTCACACAGGCGAGAAGCCCTACTCCTGCTCTGAATGTCCTAAAATCTTCCGCCATTTAGACGGCCTGCGCAAGCACCAGCGCACCCACACGGGTGACAAGCCCTATGTGTGTGCCATCTGTGGCAAGCGTCTGAGCCGACTGCAGCACCTGAAGCACCACCAGCGCATCCATACTGGAGAGAAGCCCTGCATCTGCCCCTTCTGCAACCGCACCTTCAAGGAGCCAGCGGCGCTGCGCAAGCATGTCCGCACTCACCGTGAGGAGTCTGGCAACATGGAGGCAGGCTTGGGAGAGGAGCCGGACCCAGACGCCCTGGACAACATCAACAGCCTCCATCCTGCTGCCCCCTCCCCTCAGATGAGGTTTGATGAGTGGGGAGCTGAAGGGGACGATGTGGACTGTGTGTAG